One genomic segment of Mangifera indica cultivar Alphonso chromosome 6, CATAS_Mindica_2.1, whole genome shotgun sequence includes these proteins:
- the LOC123218274 gene encoding dnaJ homolog subfamily B member 8-like isoform X1: MANGEEKSNDLYAVLGLHKECTETELRNAYKKLALRWHPDRCSARGNSKFVEEAKKKFQAIQQAYSVLSDANKRFLYDVGIYDSDDDDQNGMGDFLNEMACMMSQTKTSENGEESFEELQEFFEEMFQGDVEALGSSFQNNSSCSTSSSSYASYRDSSNLNKRNSSEITSGKTNAEGSSSFDAHFQSFCFGVEHQQNFTKGKAVRGGIPGGAGSSQSDIKKQKLSSSCNLSFYDHSSISASRCTS, encoded by the exons ATGGCTAATGGAGAAGAGAAAAGCAATGACTTGTATGCAGTTTTGGGATTGCATAAAGAATGCACAGAAACAGAGCTGAGAAATGCCTATAAGAAACTTGCACTG AGATGGCACCCAGATCGTTGTTCAGCTAGgggaaattcaaaatttgttgagGAAGCCAAGAAGAAATTTCAGGCCATTCAACAAGCCTATTCTG TTCTGTCCGACGCCAACAAGAGGTTTCTGTACGACGTAGGTATTTATGACAGTGATGATGACGATCAAAAT GGAATGGGTGATTTCTTGAATGAAATGGCATGCATGATGAGTCAAACAAAGACTAGT GAAAATGGAGAGGAGAGTTTTGAAGAATTGCAGGAGTTTTTTGAAGAGATGTTTCAAGGGGATGTTGAGGCACTTGGTTCTAGCTTTCAGAATAATAGTTCATGTTCTACTTCTTCATCGTCGTATGCGTCTTACAGagatagttcaaatttaaacaagCGAAATTCATCTGAAATTACTTCTGGGAAGACAAATGCAGAGGGTTCCTCTAGTTTCGATGCTCATTTTCAGAGTTTCTGTTTTGGG GTGGAACACCAGCAAAATTTCACGAAGGGGAAAGCAGTAAGAGGAGGAATTCCAGGAGGAGCCGGCAGTAGCCAAAGTGacatcaaaaaacaaaaattatcatCTAGCTGTAATCTCTCCTTCTATGATCATTCAAGTATTTCTGCTTCACGGTGCACTAGTTGA
- the LOC123218274 gene encoding dnaJ homolog subfamily B member 6-like isoform X2 translates to MANGEEKSNDLYAVLGLHKECTETELRNAYKKLALRWHPDRCSARGNSKFVEEAKKKFQAIQQAYSVLSDANKRFLYDVGIYDSDDDDQNGMGDFLNEMACMMSQTKTSENGEESFEELQEFFEEMFQGDVEALGSSFQNNSSCSTSSSSYASYRDSSNLNKRNSSEITSGKTNAEGSSSFDAHFQSFCFGTGGTPAKFHEGESSKRRNSRRSRQ, encoded by the exons ATGGCTAATGGAGAAGAGAAAAGCAATGACTTGTATGCAGTTTTGGGATTGCATAAAGAATGCACAGAAACAGAGCTGAGAAATGCCTATAAGAAACTTGCACTG AGATGGCACCCAGATCGTTGTTCAGCTAGgggaaattcaaaatttgttgagGAAGCCAAGAAGAAATTTCAGGCCATTCAACAAGCCTATTCTG TTCTGTCCGACGCCAACAAGAGGTTTCTGTACGACGTAGGTATTTATGACAGTGATGATGACGATCAAAAT GGAATGGGTGATTTCTTGAATGAAATGGCATGCATGATGAGTCAAACAAAGACTAGT GAAAATGGAGAGGAGAGTTTTGAAGAATTGCAGGAGTTTTTTGAAGAGATGTTTCAAGGGGATGTTGAGGCACTTGGTTCTAGCTTTCAGAATAATAGTTCATGTTCTACTTCTTCATCGTCGTATGCGTCTTACAGagatagttcaaatttaaacaagCGAAATTCATCTGAAATTACTTCTGGGAAGACAAATGCAGAGGGTTCCTCTAGTTTCGATGCTCATTTTCAGAGTTTCTGTTTTGGG ACAGGTGGAACACCAGCAAAATTTCACGAAGGGGAAAGCAGTAAGAGGAGGAATTCCAGGAGGAGCCGGCAGTAG
- the LOC123218274 gene encoding chaperone protein DnaJ-like isoform X3 — MANGEEKSNDLYAVLGLHKECTETELRNAYKKLALRWHPDRCSARGNSKFVEEAKKKFQAIQQAYSVLSDANKRFLYDVGIYDSDDDDQNGMGDFLNEMACMMSQTKTSENGEESFEELQEFFEEMFQGDVEALGSSFQNNSSCSTSSSSYASYRDSSNLNKRNSSEITSGKTNAEGSSSFDAHFQSFCFGLWIFLLQCSFY, encoded by the exons ATGGCTAATGGAGAAGAGAAAAGCAATGACTTGTATGCAGTTTTGGGATTGCATAAAGAATGCACAGAAACAGAGCTGAGAAATGCCTATAAGAAACTTGCACTG AGATGGCACCCAGATCGTTGTTCAGCTAGgggaaattcaaaatttgttgagGAAGCCAAGAAGAAATTTCAGGCCATTCAACAAGCCTATTCTG TTCTGTCCGACGCCAACAAGAGGTTTCTGTACGACGTAGGTATTTATGACAGTGATGATGACGATCAAAAT GGAATGGGTGATTTCTTGAATGAAATGGCATGCATGATGAGTCAAACAAAGACTAGT GAAAATGGAGAGGAGAGTTTTGAAGAATTGCAGGAGTTTTTTGAAGAGATGTTTCAAGGGGATGTTGAGGCACTTGGTTCTAGCTTTCAGAATAATAGTTCATGTTCTACTTCTTCATCGTCGTATGCGTCTTACAGagatagttcaaatttaaacaagCGAAATTCATCTGAAATTACTTCTGGGAAGACAAATGCAGAGGGTTCCTCTAGTTTCGATGCTCATTTTCAGAGTTTCTGTTTTGGG TTGTGGATCTTCTTGCTGCAGTGTAGCTTTTATTGA
- the LOC123218131 gene encoding probable complex I intermediate-associated protein 30 isoform X2, which translates to MSRFRAIWQASLNATKKALTWKAEDLIPPTERYIFNFNSREELKKWHLYSDSEYGGLSSASLEIADTGNGIKGVFSGNLSLDVSEGSKWNITRSGFCGMRSKKFDGFIDLDAYDTIALKLKGDGRSYISTIPLARYLPTWRGNVIDADLEMNPSRVLGMSLSVNADGGVPGAKTGPGDFRVEIDWIKALRSV; encoded by the exons ATGTCAAGGTTTCGTGCAATATGGCAGGCTTCTTTGAATGCTACAAAGAAAG CTCTTACATGGAAAGCTGAGGATTTGATTCCTCCCACTGAGagatatatattcaatttcaattcaagGGAAGAGTTGAAAAAGTGGCATCTATATTCAGATTCTGAATATGGAG gGTTGTCCTCGGCATCTCTTGAGATTGCGGATACAGGAAATGGAATAAAAG GGGTTTTCTCTGGGAACCTTTCTCTGGATGTAAGTGAGGGTTCAAAGTGGAACATTACTCGGAGTGGCTTCTGTGGGATGCGGTCTAAGAAG TTTGATGGCTTCATTGATTTAGATGCATATGATACAATAGCACTAAAGTTGAAAGGAGATGGAAGATCTTATATATCTACT ATTCCGCTTGCTCGATATTTACCAACATGGAGAGGGAATGTTATAGATGCTGACTTGGAGATGAATCCGTCACGTGTTCTCGGTATGTCTCTATCAGTGAATGCAGATGGTGGTGTCCCGGGTGCTAAAACTGGACCGGGTGATTTCAGAGTTGAAATTGATTGGATCAAAGCCTTGAGATCAGTGTGA
- the LOC123218131 gene encoding probable complex I intermediate-associated protein 30 isoform X1 — MSRFRAIWQASLNATKKALTWKAEDLIPPTERYIFNFNSREELKKWHLYSDSEYGGLSSASLEIADTGNGIKGVFSGNLSLDVSEGSKWNITRSGFCGMRSKKFDGFIDLDAYDTIALKLKGDGRSYISTIYTENWVNSPGQEEDNSWQYFVFVPEDKWYIAKIPLARYLPTWRGNVIDADLEMNPSRVLGMSLSVNADGGVPGAKTGPGDFRVEIDWIKALRSV, encoded by the exons ATGTCAAGGTTTCGTGCAATATGGCAGGCTTCTTTGAATGCTACAAAGAAAG CTCTTACATGGAAAGCTGAGGATTTGATTCCTCCCACTGAGagatatatattcaatttcaattcaagGGAAGAGTTGAAAAAGTGGCATCTATATTCAGATTCTGAATATGGAG gGTTGTCCTCGGCATCTCTTGAGATTGCGGATACAGGAAATGGAATAAAAG GGGTTTTCTCTGGGAACCTTTCTCTGGATGTAAGTGAGGGTTCAAAGTGGAACATTACTCGGAGTGGCTTCTGTGGGATGCGGTCTAAGAAG TTTGATGGCTTCATTGATTTAGATGCATATGATACAATAGCACTAAAGTTGAAAGGAGATGGAAGATCTTATATATCTACT ATATACACAGAGAATTGGGTGAATTCACCTGGACAAGAGGAAGATAATTCATggcaatattttgtttttgtaccCGAAGATAAGTGGTATATTGCAAAG ATTCCGCTTGCTCGATATTTACCAACATGGAGAGGGAATGTTATAGATGCTGACTTGGAGATGAATCCGTCACGTGTTCTCGGTATGTCTCTATCAGTGAATGCAGATGGTGGTGTCCCGGGTGCTAAAACTGGACCGGGTGATTTCAGAGTTGAAATTGATTGGATCAAAGCCTTGAGATCAGTGTGA
- the LOC123217977 gene encoding auxin-responsive protein SAUR71-like, which produces MGVRSSRLSRLIGAADGERVKRLGGGPQMVTPKGYVPICVGVNNDTKRFIVHTKALGDADFLELLYKAAEEYGFCNQGVLRIPYEAKEFEDWMIRHANRKVKVKPY; this is translated from the coding sequence ATGGGAGTAAGATCAAGCAGGTTGAGCAGGCTGATTGGAGCTGCAGATGGTGAGAGAGTTAAGAGACTTGGAGGAGGGCCTCAAATGGTGACTCCTAAAGGCTATGTGCCAATTTGTGTTGGGGTGAATAATGACACAAAACGCTTTATTGTTCACACAAAAGCACTTGGGGATGCTGATTTCTTGGAGCTTCTCTATAAAGCAGCTGAAGAATATGGCTTCTGTAATCAAGGAGTTCTCCGGATCCCATATGAAGCAAAGGAGTTTGAAGACTGGATGATCCGTCATGCAAATCGAAAGGTTAAAGTTAAACCATATTAG
- the LOC123219442 gene encoding auxin-responsive protein SAUR78-like, protein MARVGKLTKLKSAMKRLPSLSKLSRSSSSIAASNSMESDNHHGKGSEDLHAVYVGKSRRRYYLSSDTICHPLFQELIDRSSSDGEFSERNGEIVVSCEVVLFEHMLWMLESGESQLGSMQELAEFYTC, encoded by the coding sequence ATGGCAAGAGTTGGCAAGTTGACAAAACTCAAGTCAGCCATGAAGAGACTTCCATCTTTGAGCAAGCTTTCGCGCAGTAGCAGCAGCATAGCAGCCTCGAACAGCATGGAATCTGATAATCACCATGGGAAGGGTTCAGAGGATCTTCATGCAGTGTATGTGGGGAAGTCAAGGAGAAGATATTACTTGAGTTCTGATACCATCTGCCACCCTCTCTTTCAGGAGCTGATTGATAGGTCGTCAAGTGATGGGGAGTTTAGTGAAAGAAATGGAGAAATTGTGGTGTCTTGTGAAGTTGTGTTGTTTGAGCACATGTTGTGGATGCTTGAAAGTGGTGAATCTCAGTTAGGTTCCATGCAGGAGCTTGCTGAGTTCTATACCTGTTGA
- the LOC123219034 gene encoding CCAAT/enhancer-binding protein zeta — protein sequence MSDSNPSKTKNKQDLDLLKSDIASFASTLGLASSSVGFNDSDFRKIGPLKPHKTFKKSKDEKSKNNDEIQFQKDPKSTQIPNTKNHSQNNRKTISEQEPRSKNEKFSSKPVPKPPVLSLDSVGSSNGNFKKMPKLPLVKASNLGVWYVDAKELEERVFGGEEKSGKNRVVELKEVEKKRMLGERLLWQYVSDYEGSRGQNGDIKMLVATQRSGTAADKVSAFSVIVGDNPVANLRSLDALLGMVSSKVGKRHALTGFEALKELFISSFLPDRKLKTLVQRPLNNLPETKDGYSLLLFWYYEECLKQRYERFVLALEEASRDVLPVLKTKALKNIYALLTSKSEQEHRLLSALVNKLGDPQNKGASNADFHLSNLLSDHPNMKAVVIAEVDAFLFRPHLGLRAKYHAVNFLSQICLSHKGDGPKVAKRLIDVYFALFKVLITEASDGEKMDKNTKTKRKQFSTVSKENEEKNPSESHIELDSRLLSALLTGVNRAFPYVSSNEADDIIEVQTPMLFKLVHSKNFNVGVQALMLLDKISSKNQIVSDRFYRALYSKLLLPAAMNTSKAEMFIGLLLRAMKNDVNLKRVSAFAKRVLQVALQQPPQYACGCLFLLSEVLKARPPLWNMVLQNESVDEEIEHFQDIVEETDNEPSVASWKKDNNDKTVNSINDANSDDESSEDEDDHPVTDSGEDVSDESGEFVITDHTKDIHKSETHSAPDTHQSCVSKKSSLPGGYDPRHREPSYCNADRASWWELMVLASHAHPSVATMAGTLLSGANIVYNGNPLNDLTLTAFLDKFMEKKPKQSTWHGGSQIEPAKKLDINHNLIGPEILSLGEMEVPPEDLVFHKFYVNKMNSTRKMKKKKKKAAEDEMADELLDGGVGDDETDNEEIENMLDSANPLEADGDYDYDDLDEIANEDDNDLIGDVSDAEIDFPSNIAEGEDFDAIAADDSSDDDADIDFSDADDESDGEDELNQRKRKPKSGGKSAVTPFASLEDYEHLLNQDSPAGTEPSRKKKSKSRKKKKSKHYTS from the exons ATGTCTGATTCAAACCcttcaaaaaccaaaaacaaacaaGACCTGGATCTATTAAAATCAGATATAGCTTCTTTCGCTTCCACTCTAGGTCTGGCTTCTTCTTCTGTAGGCTTCAACGACTCTGATTTCCGCAAAATTGGCCCTCTTAAACCCCACAAAACCTTCAAAAAATCCAAAGacgaaaaatcaaaaaacaatgACGAAATTCAGTTTCAAAAAGACCCCAAAAGTACCCAGATCCCAAACACCAAGAATCATAGCCAAAATAATAGGAAAACTATTTCCGAGCAAGAACCCagaagtaaaaatgaaaaatttagcTCAAAACCAGTGCCAAAGCCACCAGTTCTGTCCCTTGATAGTGTTGGCTCTAGTAATGGTAATTTTAAGAAGATGCCAAAATTGCCCTTGGTGAAAGCTAGCAATCTTGGGGTGTGGTATGTGGATGCCAAAGAGTTGGAGGAGAGAGTGTTCGGTGGTGAAGAGAAGAGTGGTAAAAATAGAGTGGTGGAGTTGAAAGAGGTGGAGAAGAAGAGGATGTTGGGAGAGAGACTTCTCTGGCAGTATGTGAGTGATTATGAAGGTTCGAGGGGGCAGAATGGCGACATTAAAATGTTGGTGGCAACACAGAGGTCAGGGACTGCAGCTGATAAAGTTTCTGCCTTTAGTGTTATAGTTGGGGATAATCCTGTGGCCAATTTGAGATCACTTGATGCTCTTTTGG GAATGGTATCATCTAAAGTGGGAAAGAGGCATGCTTTGACAGGATTTGAGGCATTGAAAGAACTGTTTATTTCAAG TTTCTTGCCTGATCGTAAGTTGAAGACTCTTGTACAGCGGCCATTAAATAATCTCCCTGAGACAAAAGATGGTTATTCCCTTTTGCTTTTCTGGTATTATGAGGAATGCCTGAAGCAAAG GTATGAGCGTTTTGTTTTGGCACTAGAAGAAGCATCTAGAGATGTATTACCTGTACTAAAAACCAAGGCATTGAAG AACATTTATGCATTGCTGACAAGCAAATCAGAGCAAGAGCACAGGTTGCTTTCTGCACTAGTCAATAAA CTGGGAGATCCCCAAAATAAAGGGGCGTCCAATGCTGACTTTCACTTATCGAATCTTCTGTCTGACCACCCAAATATGAAG GCTGTGGTGATAGCTGAAGTGGATGCATTTCTCTTTCGGCCTCATTTGGGATTAAGAGCGAAATACCATGCT GTTAactttttgagtcaaatttgtCTTAGCCACAAAGGAGATGGACCAAAGGTGGCAAAACGTTTGATAGATGTGTATTTTGCATTGTTCAAG GTATTAATTACTGAGGCTAGTGATGGTGAAAAGATGGATAAGAACACCAAAACAAAGCGTAAACAATTTTCTACCGTTTCAAAGGAGAACGAAGAAAAAAATCCATCAGAATCTCACATTGAATTGGATTCAAGACTTCTATCAGCTCTGCTGACG GGAGTCAATCGAGCATTTCCATATGTTTCAAGTAATGAGGCTGATGACATTATTGAGGTCCAAACACCAATGCTATTCAAACTG GttcattcaaaaaattttaatgttggAGTTCAAGCATTGATGCTTCTTGATAAAATTTCTTCCAAGAATCAGATTGTCAGTGATCGGTTTTACCGTGCCCTGTACTCAAAACTTTTGCTTCCTGCTGCCATGAATACTTCTAAG GCAGAAATGTTTATTGGACTTCTTCTCAGAGCCATGAAGAATGATGTAAATTTGAAGCGTGTATCTGCCTTTGCAAAGCGTGTTTTACAG GTTGCACTTCAACAACCACCTCAATATGCTTGTGGATGCCTTTTCCTCCTCTCTGAAGTTCTTAAAGCAAGGCCCCCTTTGTG GAATATGGTGCTGCAGAATGAGTCAGTTGATGAAGAAATTGAACATTTTCAAGATATAGTAGAAGAGACTGATAATGAACCTAGTGTTGCATCTTGGAAAAAAGATAACAATGACAAAACTGTTAATAGCATCAATGATGCCAATTCCGATGATGAATCTtcagaagatgaagatgaccATCCAGTCACTGATTCTGGAGAAGATGTTTCAGATGAATCAGGGGAATTTGTAATCACAGATCATACTAAAGATATTCATAAATCTGAAACACACTCTGCTCCTGACACACACCAATCTTGTGTGTCTAAAAAGTCTTCCTTGCCTGGAGGATATGATCCACGTCACAGAGAGCCTTCTTACTG CAATGCGGATCGTGCAAGTTGGTGGGAGTTGATGGTACTAGCTTCGCATGCTCACCCATCTGTTGCAACCATGGCTGGGACACTGCTTTCTGGGGCCAATATTGTTTACAATGGAAACCCATTAAATGATCTCACACTTACTGCTTTTCTGGACAAGTTCATGGAGAAAAAGCCAAAGCAAAGTACATGGCATGGTGGTTCTCAAATTGAACCTGCCAAGAAG CTTGATATTAACCACAACTTAATTGGGCCAGAGATTCTGTCATTGGGTGAAATGGAAGTGCCTCCGGAAGATCTTGTCTTCCACAAATTCTATGTGAATAAAATGAATTCCAccagaaaaatgaagaagaaaaagaagaaagcagCAGAAGATGAGATGGCTGATGAGTTGCTTGATGGGGGTGTTGGTGATGATGAGACCGataatgaagagattgaaaatatGTTAGACTCTGCCAATCCTTTGGAAGCAGATGGTGATTATGATTACGATGATTTGGATGAAATTGCTAATGAAGATGACAACGACTTGATTGGTGATGTTAGCGATGCCGAAATTGATTTCCCCTCCAATATTGCTGAGGGAGAAGATTTTGACGCTATTGCTGCTGATGATAGTAGTGACGATGATGCAGATATTGATTTCAGTGATGCAGACGATGAAAGTGATGGTGAAGATGAACTCAATCAAAGAAAACGGAAACCGAAGTCTGGTGGGAAGTCTGCAGTCACCCCATTTGCAAGTCTTGAAGATTATGAACATCTGCTAAATCAGGATAGTCCCGCTGGAACAGAACcctcaagaaagaaaaagtccaagtcaaggaagaaaaagaaatctaaGCACTACACCTCCTGA